TGTAGAGCCAATATCCAGGCTGCCGATATTCAGTGCCTCGAGCATCTGCGGACCGGCAGGGAATTCGATCCAGTCGATGCGAGTTCGAGGAAAGCGTTTCTCCAGCAGGCCGTGCTGCTTGGCCAGGACCAGACTGCTCGACGCTTTCTGGTAGCCAATGCGCAAGACCGTCGGATCTGCAAGCGACACTTGGGCGAAAGCCAACAATCCAAACAGAAGCATGCTGAATCGGAAAGTCTTCATCTTCATGCCTGCCAGTCGCTCGAGGGCTTTTCCCAGAGATTGATACCGCCTTCGACGGCATGGCGGTCGATTTCGGTCAGCTCCTCGGTGCTAAACGCCAGGTTATCCAGAGCGGCGACGTTCTCGACGAGCTGCTCCGGGCGGCTGGCACCGATCAATGCCGACGTCACCCGGGGATCGCGTAGGGTCCAGGCCAGGGCCAACTGGGCCAGGCTCTGCCCGCGCCGCTTGGCAATGCCGGCGAGTGCCCGGGCGCGCTCGATATTTGCCTCGGACAGGTGCTCGGGGCGCAGCGAGGCGCCGCCGGGGCGGTTGACCCGCGCATCGGCGGGGATGCCGTTCAAGTACTTGTCGGTAAGCAGGCCCTGGGCCAGGGGGGTGAAGGCGATCACCCCGGCGCCGAGCTCTTCGGTGCTGGCCAGCAGGTCTTTTTCCACCCAGCGATTGAACAGGTTGTAGGCCGGCTGGTGGATCAGGAGCGGTACCTTGTGCTCGCGAAGCAAGGCGGCGATCTCGTGGGTTTTACCCGCGGAGTAGGAGGAGATGCCTACATACAGTGCCTTGCCTTGACGAACCGCGTCGGCCAGCGCGCCGGCGGTTTCCTCCAGCGGCGTATCGGCATCGAAGCGGTGCGAATAGAAGATGTCCACGTAGTCGATGCCCAGGCGCCTGAGGCTCTGGTCGAGGCTGGCGAGCACGTACTTGCGCGAGCCGCCACCCTGTCCATAGGGGCCGGGCCACATGTCCCAGCCGGCCTTGGTGGAAAGGATCAGCTCGTCGCGATAGGCGCGGAAATCCTCGCGCAGCAGGCGGCCGAAGTTGATCTCGGCACTGCCGTAGGGCGGCCCGTAATTGTTCGCCAGGTCGAAGTGGTTGATACCGAGATCGAAGGCGGTGCGCAGCAGGGCGCGCTGGGTGTCGAGCGGAGTGCTGTCGCCGAAGTTGTGCCACAGTCCCAGGGACAGGGCCGGCAGCACCAGGCCGCTGCGGCCGACGCGGCGGTAGGGAATGCGCTCGTAGCGGTTCGGCGCGGCAAGATAGGTCATGGGGAAACCTCCGGACGGTGGGCGATCAGGCGAAGAAGGGGTTTTTCGGGCGTGCCAGGCCGAGGTGTTCGCGCAGAGTGCGGCCCCGGTATTCGCGCCGGAACAGGCCGCGCCGCTGCAGCTCCGGTACCACCAGTGCGGCAAAGTCCTCCAGGCCGCCCGGCAGGTGTGGCACCAGCACATTGAACCCGTCGGCGGCGCGCTCCTCGAACCAGGCCTGTAGCGCGTCGGCGATCTGCCGGGGCGTGCCGATCAGGCTGTAGTGGCCGCGCCCGCCGGCGATGCGCCGGCCCAGTTGGCCCAGGGTCAGGTTTTCCGTGCCCGCCAGCTCGGTCAAAAGCTGCTGGCGGCTGCGCTGGCCGCTGTCGGTGAGCGGCAGCTCCGGCAGCGGGCCGTCCAGCGGGTATTCGGACAGGTCGAAGTTACCCAGCATGCGCCCGAGCAGCGCGACGCCCACCTGCGGCTCGACCAGCTCCTGGAAGGCCTCGAACTTCTCTTTGGCCTCGCTCTCGCTCTGTCCGGCCACCACGAAGACGCCAGGCATGATCCGCAGCGCATTCTCGTCGCGGCCGTACTTGCCAAGCCGTCCCTTGAGGTCGGCGTAAAAGGTTTTCGCCGATTCCAGCGAAGCCTGTGCGGTGAACACCACCTCGGCGGTCTCGGCGGCCAGCTCGCGACCGGCTTCGGAGGAGCCGGCCTGCACGACCACCGGGCGTCCCTGCGGCGAGCGGGCCACATTGAGCGGACCGCGCACCTTGAAATGCTCGCCGCGGTGGTCAAGCACATGCAGCTTGTCCGGGTCGTAGAAGCACCCGCTGGCCTTGTCGCGCAGGAAGGCGTCATCCGCCCAGCTGTCCCACAGGCCGGTGACCACGCGGTGGAACTCGCGTGCCCGGACATAGCGTTCGGCATGCCCGAGGTGCTCGTCGCGGCCGAAGTTCTGTGCTTCAGCGGCGGCATCGGAGGTCACCAGGTTCCAGCCGCAGCGCCCGGCCGACAGGTGATCCAGCGAGGCGAATTTGCGCGCCACGTGGTAGGGCTCGTTATAGGTGGTGGTCGCGGTGCCGACCAGGCCGATCCGCTCGGTGATCGCACTGAGCGCCGAGAGCAGGGTGAGGGGCTCGAAATAGGTCGAGCGTGCGGTATGGCTGGCAACCTTGTCGTGGAAGACGGCAACGCTGTCGGCGACGAACAGCGCATCGAAGCAGGCCGCTTCGGCGATCTGCGCGGCGCGCCGGTAGATGGAGAAGTCCAGCGTATCGGCTGGCACATCTGGATGTCGC
This genomic interval from Azotobacter salinestris contains the following:
- the mgrA gene encoding L-glyceraldehyde 3-phosphate reductase; this translates as MTYLAAPNRYERIPYRRVGRSGLVLPALSLGLWHNFGDSTPLDTQRALLRTAFDLGINHFDLANNYGPPYGSAEINFGRLLREDFRAYRDELILSTKAGWDMWPGPYGQGGGSRKYVLASLDQSLRRLGIDYVDIFYSHRFDADTPLEETAGALADAVRQGKALYVGISSYSAGKTHEIAALLREHKVPLLIHQPAYNLFNRWVEKDLLASTEELGAGVIAFTPLAQGLLTDKYLNGIPADARVNRPGGASLRPEHLSEANIERARALAGIAKRRGQSLAQLALAWTLRDPRVTSALIGASRPEQLVENVAALDNLAFSTEELTEIDRHAVEGGINLWEKPSSDWQA
- a CDS encoding LLM class flavin-dependent oxidoreductase; the encoded protein is MSQSTRQLNLGAFLMATGHHIAAWRHPDVPADTLDFSIYRRAAQIAEAACFDALFVADSVAVFHDKVASHTARSTYFEPLTLLSALSAITERIGLVGTATTTYNEPYHVARKFASLDHLSAGRCGWNLVTSDAAAEAQNFGRDEHLGHAERYVRAREFHRVVTGLWDSWADDAFLRDKASGCFYDPDKLHVLDHRGEHFKVRGPLNVARSPQGRPVVVQAGSSEAGRELAAETAEVVFTAQASLESAKTFYADLKGRLGKYGRDENALRIMPGVFVVAGQSESEAKEKFEAFQELVEPQVGVALLGRMLGNFDLSEYPLDGPLPELPLTDSGQRSRQQLLTELAGTENLTLGQLGRRIAGGRGHYSLIGTPRQIADALQAWFEERAADGFNVLVPHLPGGLEDFAALVVPELQRRGLFRREYRGRTLREHLGLARPKNPFFA